The following coding sequences lie in one Helicoverpa armigera isolate CAAS_96S chromosome 8, ASM3070526v1, whole genome shotgun sequence genomic window:
- the LOC110372254 gene encoding uncharacterized protein LOC110372254 isoform X3: MSVEFLNLLKYEAKIESDNKSAGGHWLKRKEALRAKRGRHGPHKIRARRQIDPITSITEEPDLADKSTRRSQPHSSRISAGEREWSGATGGPPAEVVLRLHPPSSTSRVNASLADIDGSGVVVRAEEALIVAFVLLLWVAAIALFFNRWGKIRMLEPYQPKFQQQHRQSCALAENSVSVPPHHRASLSRGCVSYDCGASFPSYQPCGYLSHRPRQNSVFVSSMGMGGMALIPESPPRRSRSAADIPALVTPSEMSHHTPRSSRAASLHSAVDIRVAPSPRTSRAASLHSAVDMPPGSVQVHVRGSGSNLNRPRSPRRLTITNV, encoded by the exons CTGCCGGGGGCCATTGGTTGAAAAGAAAAGAGGCGTTGCGAGCAAAGAGAGGTCGGCATGGTCCACATAAAATTAGAGCCAGAAGACAGATCG ATCCAATAACGTCCATAACAGAGGAACCAGACTTAGCCGACAAGTCTACACGCCGCAGTCAACCACACTCGTCGCGCATCTCCGCCGGTGAGCGCG AATGGAGCGGTGCGACGGGCGGTCCCCCTGCGGAAGTGGTGCTCCGCCTTCACCCCCCCTCGTCCACGTCTCGAGTCAACGCTTCCTTAGCTGACATTG ATGGCAGTGGAGTAGTAGTAAGGGCTGAAGAGGCTCTCATAGTGGCCTTCGTCCTCCTGCTATGGGTGGCCGCCATAGCTCTCTTCTTCAATCGTTGGGGCAAGATCAG AATGCTGGAGCCGTATCAGCCGAAATTCCAGCAGCAGCACCGACAGAGTTGTGCTTTAGCTGAAAACTCAGTGTCCGTGCCACCTCAC CACCGAGCATCACTGTCACGCGGCTGTGTGTCATACGACTGCGGGGCATCATTCCCATCTTATCAACCATGTGGGTACCTGTCCCATAGACCGCGGCAG AACTCGGTCTTCGTAAGTAGCATGGGTATGGGCGGTATGGCGCTCATCCCTGAGAGTCCTCCAAGGCGGTCTAGATCAGCAGCCGACATCCCTGCCCTCGTTACTCCATCAGAAATGTCTCACCACACTCCTAGGTCTTCGAGAGCAGCCAGTCTTCACAGCGCAGTAGATATCAGAGTAGCACCTTCTCCAAGAACGTCGAGAGCTGCAAGTCTACATTCAGCTGTAGATATGCCTCCAGGGTCAGTCCAAGTTCATGTCAGGGGGTCAGGCTCGAATTTGAACAGACCTCGAAGTCCAAGGCGGCTGACGATAACCAATGTATAA
- the LOC110372254 gene encoding uncharacterized protein LOC110372254 isoform X2 translates to MSVEFLNLLKYEAKIESDNKSAGGHWLKRKEALRAKRGRHGPHKIRARRQIDPITSITEEPDLADKSTRRSQPHSSRISAEWSGATGGPPAEVVLRLHPPSSTSRVNASLADIDGSGVVVRAEEALIVAFVLLLWVAAIALFFNRWGKIRCVYKLMLEPYQPKFQQQHRQSCALAENSVSVPPHHRASLSRGCVSYDCGASFPSYQPCGYLSHRPRQNSVFVSSMGMGGMALIPESPPRRSRSAADIPALVTPSEMSHHTPRSSRAASLHSAVDIRVAPSPRTSRAASLHSAVDMPPGSVQVHVRGSGSNLNRPRSPRRLTITNV, encoded by the exons CTGCCGGGGGCCATTGGTTGAAAAGAAAAGAGGCGTTGCGAGCAAAGAGAGGTCGGCATGGTCCACATAAAATTAGAGCCAGAAGACAGATCG ATCCAATAACGTCCATAACAGAGGAACCAGACTTAGCCGACAAGTCTACACGCCGCAGTCAACCACACTCGTCGCGCATCTCCGCCG AATGGAGCGGTGCGACGGGCGGTCCCCCTGCGGAAGTGGTGCTCCGCCTTCACCCCCCCTCGTCCACGTCTCGAGTCAACGCTTCCTTAGCTGACATTG ATGGCAGTGGAGTAGTAGTAAGGGCTGAAGAGGCTCTCATAGTGGCCTTCGTCCTCCTGCTATGGGTGGCCGCCATAGCTCTCTTCTTCAATCGTTGGGGCAAGATCAGGTGCGTCTATAAACT AATGCTGGAGCCGTATCAGCCGAAATTCCAGCAGCAGCACCGACAGAGTTGTGCTTTAGCTGAAAACTCAGTGTCCGTGCCACCTCAC CACCGAGCATCACTGTCACGCGGCTGTGTGTCATACGACTGCGGGGCATCATTCCCATCTTATCAACCATGTGGGTACCTGTCCCATAGACCGCGGCAG AACTCGGTCTTCGTAAGTAGCATGGGTATGGGCGGTATGGCGCTCATCCCTGAGAGTCCTCCAAGGCGGTCTAGATCAGCAGCCGACATCCCTGCCCTCGTTACTCCATCAGAAATGTCTCACCACACTCCTAGGTCTTCGAGAGCAGCCAGTCTTCACAGCGCAGTAGATATCAGAGTAGCACCTTCTCCAAGAACGTCGAGAGCTGCAAGTCTACATTCAGCTGTAGATATGCCTCCAGGGTCAGTCCAAGTTCATGTCAGGGGGTCAGGCTCGAATTTGAACAGACCTCGAAGTCCAAGGCGGCTGACGATAACCAATGTATAA
- the LOC110372254 gene encoding uncharacterized protein LOC110372254 isoform X1 → MSVEFLNLLKYEAKIESDNKSAGGHWLKRKEALRAKRGRHGPHKIRARRQIDPITSITEEPDLADKSTRRSQPHSSRISAGEREWSGATGGPPAEVVLRLHPPSSTSRVNASLADIDGSGVVVRAEEALIVAFVLLLWVAAIALFFNRWGKIRCVYKLMLEPYQPKFQQQHRQSCALAENSVSVPPHHRASLSRGCVSYDCGASFPSYQPCGYLSHRPRQNSVFVSSMGMGGMALIPESPPRRSRSAADIPALVTPSEMSHHTPRSSRAASLHSAVDIRVAPSPRTSRAASLHSAVDMPPGSVQVHVRGSGSNLNRPRSPRRLTITNV, encoded by the exons CTGCCGGGGGCCATTGGTTGAAAAGAAAAGAGGCGTTGCGAGCAAAGAGAGGTCGGCATGGTCCACATAAAATTAGAGCCAGAAGACAGATCG ATCCAATAACGTCCATAACAGAGGAACCAGACTTAGCCGACAAGTCTACACGCCGCAGTCAACCACACTCGTCGCGCATCTCCGCCGGTGAGCGCG AATGGAGCGGTGCGACGGGCGGTCCCCCTGCGGAAGTGGTGCTCCGCCTTCACCCCCCCTCGTCCACGTCTCGAGTCAACGCTTCCTTAGCTGACATTG ATGGCAGTGGAGTAGTAGTAAGGGCTGAAGAGGCTCTCATAGTGGCCTTCGTCCTCCTGCTATGGGTGGCCGCCATAGCTCTCTTCTTCAATCGTTGGGGCAAGATCAGGTGCGTCTATAAACT AATGCTGGAGCCGTATCAGCCGAAATTCCAGCAGCAGCACCGACAGAGTTGTGCTTTAGCTGAAAACTCAGTGTCCGTGCCACCTCAC CACCGAGCATCACTGTCACGCGGCTGTGTGTCATACGACTGCGGGGCATCATTCCCATCTTATCAACCATGTGGGTACCTGTCCCATAGACCGCGGCAG AACTCGGTCTTCGTAAGTAGCATGGGTATGGGCGGTATGGCGCTCATCCCTGAGAGTCCTCCAAGGCGGTCTAGATCAGCAGCCGACATCCCTGCCCTCGTTACTCCATCAGAAATGTCTCACCACACTCCTAGGTCTTCGAGAGCAGCCAGTCTTCACAGCGCAGTAGATATCAGAGTAGCACCTTCTCCAAGAACGTCGAGAGCTGCAAGTCTACATTCAGCTGTAGATATGCCTCCAGGGTCAGTCCAAGTTCATGTCAGGGGGTCAGGCTCGAATTTGAACAGACCTCGAAGTCCAAGGCGGCTGACGATAACCAATGTATAA